The DNA region GAAGCAGCAGTTTCTTCACAGGTTGAAGGAGAGTAAGAATTATGATACAAGTACCAACTACTCTTAATGTAGCCGACAACACAGGCGTAAAGAAGTTGAAATGTATTAAGGTATTAGGAGGAAGTAGACGCAGATATGCTACTTTAGGAGATGTTATAGTTTGTTCTGTAACTGATATAATCCCTACTTGCTCTATAAGAAAAAGGTAAAGTTGTAAAAGCTGTAATAGTAAGAGTAAAAAAAGAAGTTAGACGCCCTGATGGTTCATACATACGTTTTGATGAGAATGCTGCTGTTATAGTAGACGATAAAAGAGAGCCTCGTGGTAAACGTATATTCGGACCTGTAGCTCGTGAACTTAGGGATAAAGGCTTTATGAAAATCGTATCACTTGCACCAGAGGTAATATAATTATGATAAAGAAAAAAGATTTTAGTAATACAAAATACAAAATAAAAAAAGGCGATACTGTTGAAGTGATAGCTGGAGAACAGAGTGGAGAACGCGGTGAAGTATTGTCTATAGACAGAGCAAAGGGAAGAGCTTTCGTAAAGAATATTAACATGATTAAAAAAACTATGCCTAAAAGTCAAGAGAATCAAAAAGGCGGTATAGTTGAGAAAGAAGCTTCTATACATATATCTAATCTTATGTTGGTTGACAAAGGCGGTAAAACTACTAGGGTTGGAAGAAAAGAAGTTGATGGAAAATTAAAAAGATATGCTAAAAAATCAGGCGAAGTTCTTGATAAGTAAGTAGGAGTTATTAAATATGTCAGTATTAAAAGATAGATATGAAAAAGAAATAAGACAATCTTTATTAAAAGATATGAATTTAAGCTCCTCTATGGCTATACCTAAAATAGAGAAAATTATTATCAATATGGGTATTACTCAAGCTGTAACAGATAAAAAATATGTTGACTCTGCTGTAGAAGAACTAAGTCAAATAGCAGGTCAGAGAGCTGTTATCACTAGAGCTAAAAAGTCTATAGCTAACTTCAAATTAAGACAAGGTATGCCTATAGGTTGTAGAGTAACTTTGAGAGGAGAAAGAATGTATGACTTCTTGGAAAGGTTAATATTTATAGCTTTACCAAGAGTAAGAGACTTCCAAGGTATTCCTAGAAGAGGTTTTGACGGAAGAGGTAATTACAATTTAGGTATAAAAGAGCATATTATATTCCCAGAAATAAGTTTCGACAAAACAGATGCTGTTAAGGGATTAAATATAACAATAGTAACAACTGCAGATAATGACGATATGGCTCGCACTTTATTAGAACGTATAGGTTTGCCATTTCGTGCTGCACCTAAAAGTCAGGAGAATAAATAATGGCTAGATTGGCACTTAAAGTTAAAGCTACAAAAAAACAAAAATATAAAACAAGACAATATAATCGCTGCCCTATATGTGGAAGACCTCGTGCTTATATAAGACAGTATAAAATGTGTAGAATCTGTTTTAGAGATTTAGCAAATAAAGGTTTAATTCCGGGCGTAACTAAGTCTAGTTGGTAATTTAAGGAGAGTATATAAATGAGCGTACATGATCCAATAGCAGATGCTTTAACTGTGATTAGAAATGGTTGTAGAGCAAAAAAAGAGAATGTAACTATACCTTTTTCTACAAAAATGGAAAATATACTTGCAATTTTGAAAAAAGAAGGGTATATTAATGACTTCAAAAAAGTAGAAGTAAAAGATAAAAATTTCTTCCGCATAGAAATAGATTTGAAATATTATGAGGGAAATTCTGTTATAGAAGGTATTCAAAGAGTATCAACTCCAGGTCTTAGAGTTTATACATCAGTAGATACTATTCCTCAAGTAAAAAATGGTTTCGGTATATCTGTAATCTCTACTAGTAAAGGTGTAATGACTGATAAAGAAGCTAGAAAAGAGAAAGTTGGCGGCGAAGTTTTATGTTATGTATGGTAATATAAATTGAGAGAGGGTATTTATAATGAGTAGATTATCAAATAAGCCTATAGCGATTCCTCAAGGCGTTGAAGTAAAAATTGACGGCCACAAAGTAGTCGTAAAAGGTAAAAGAGGGGAGTTGACAAGAGAGTTTTTTGATTATATAATACTTGAACTTGAAAATAATTCTCTTTGGGTTAAACCTCCTAAGATTGATAGCACTGATGAAGAAGCTATAAAAGAAAATAAAGCTAAGTATTCTGCTAAATTAGGTTTAGTTTGGAAACTTATTTCTAACATGATAGAAGGTGTTAATACTGGTTATAAAAAAGTATTACAATTAGAAGGTACAGGTTACCGTTCTAATGTTCAGGGAGATACTTTAACATTACAATTAGGTTTCTCTAGTGATGTAAAAATGAAAATCCCTGAGGGTATCAAAGTAACAGTAGAAAAAGACACTAAAATCATTATAGAAGGTAATGATAAAGAGAAAGTAGGCGAACTCGCTATGAATATTAAAAAGAAAAGACCTGTTGAGCCTTATAAAGGTAAAGGTGTAAGATTTGAAGGCGAGTATGTTAAAATGAAAGAAAGTAAAAAAGCTGCTAAGTAAGGGGTAAGCTATATGAGTTTAAGAGAAAAAATTAAAGCTCAACGTGAAAGAAGAAAGAGAAGTATACGTATAAAAATAGAAGGAAGTTCAAAGCGTCCTAGACTTACAGTTTATAAAAGTCTTAAATATGTATCTGCTCAAATAATAGATGATAGTAAAGGATTAACTTTAGTATCAGCATCTTCTCAAGAGAAAGATTTAAAAAGCGGTAAAAATGTAGATATAGCTAAAGAGATAGGTAAAGTATTAGCTACTAGAGCAAAAGAAAAAAATATTAGTGAAGTAGTGTTTGATAGAAACGGCTATATATATCATGGAAAAATAAAATCCTTAGCTGACGGTGCTCGTGAAGCAGGATTGAAATTTTAAGGAGTATAACCTTGGCACACGATAATAACGAAGAAAAAAGTATGTTTGAAGAGCGTCTAATAACTTTAAACAGAGTAGCTAAAGTTATGAAAGGTGGAAGACGTTTTAGATTTGCAGCTTTAATGGTTTTAGGTGATAAAAACGGACATGTTGGTTTAGGTTACGGTAAAGCTAATGAAGTACCTGATGCTATAAGAAAAGCTATAGAACAGGCTAAAAAGAATATGATAGAAGTTAACCTTAAAGGTGAAACTATTCCTCATAATACAGTTGGTGTATTTAGAAGCAGCAGAATAATAATGAAACCAGCTTCTAAAGGTACTGGAGTTATTTCAGGCGGTCCTGCACGTGCTGTATTAGAATTAGCAGGTGTAAAAAATATTCTTTCAAAATCTTTAGGTAATAACAATTCTATGAACTTAGCTAAAGCTACTTTTGAAGGTTTAAAATCTTTACAAACTGTTCAAGATATGGCTAATAAAAGAGGAATTAGTGTTGACCAGATTTATGGGAGGGCTGAATAATGGCTAAAGTTGTAATAACATTAGTTAAATCTCCTATAGGCTATGAAAAGTCTCAAAGAGATACTGTTGTAGCTTTAGGTTTCAAAAAGAGAAGAAGAGTTGTAGAACACGAAGCAACTCCTCAAATAAATGGAATGATTAATAAAATATCACATCTTTTAAAAGTAGAGTATAAGTGAGGGCTAGAGAATGGCACAGGAAAATACAAAAATATTAAGAGCTCCAAAAGGATCGAGCAAAAATCGTCATAGAGTAGGACGCGGACAAGGTTCTGGTTGGGGTTGTACTGCAGGAAGAGGTGATAAAGGTGCTCAGTCTCGTGCAGGTTACAGCAGAAGAGCTGGTTTTGAAGGCGGACAGATGCCTTTACATAGAAGAATTCCTAAAAGCGGTTTCACTAATGCTGCTTTCAAAAAGTCTGTAGATGTTATCAATGTTGGAGACTTAGATTCATTAGGTTCTAACGAAATATCTAGAGAAGCTTTAGTTAAATTAGGTTATTTATCTTCTACTAAAGATTATATAAAACTTCTTTCTATGGGTGAAGTAAAAAGTGCTATTACTATTACCGTTGATCTTGCTAGCAAAAAAGCTATAGAAAAGATTGAAAAATCTGGCGGTAAAGTTATAATACATGAACGTAAAAAATATATTAGAGAAAAGAAATAAGGTTGTTTATAAATGTTTAAGTCATTAACTAATATATTTAGAGTACCAGAATTAAGAAGCAGGATACTGTTTACAGTTCTTGCTATTTTGGTATATAGAATAGGCAGTCATATTCCAACTCCAGGTATAGACCCAACTGCTCTTTTGGGCTTTTTATCATCAGCTCAAGGCGGCGGCGGTCTTTTAACTATTATGGATTTATTTTCTGGCGGTGCTTTGTTTAGATTTTCTATATTAGCACTTGGAATTATGCCTTATATATCCGCTTCTATCATCATGCAGCTTTTAGGTGTTGTTATACCAGCACTTGAGAGAATGCAAAAAGAAGGTGAAAGCGGTCGTAAAAAAATTAACCAATATGTTAGATATCTAACACTTGGTCTTTGTGTGGTTCAATCTGCAGCTATGGCTAGCTGGATTCAAAGTATAAATGAAGGTGCTATGATATTTATGAGACCTGGTTTAGGTTTTATACTTCTCGTAGTGATTACAGCTACTACTGGTACCATGTTCTTAATGTGGCTAGGTGACCAAATTACAGAACGCGGCCTTGGTAATGGTATATCTGTAATAATTTTCGCTGGTATTGTTGCTCGTATTCCTGCAGGATTCTATGATGTTATACAGAAAAAAGATACTGATTACTTAAACTCATTAGTAATAGTTCTTTTCTTTATAATATTTGCTATAGTGATATTCTGCGTAGTTTATGAAGAAAGCGGACAAAGAAGAATACCTGTTCAATATGCTAAGAGAGTTGTAGGAAGAAAGGTTTTTGGTGCACAATCTACTCATATACCTTTCAAGATTAACCCATCTGGCGTTATACCTATAATATTCGCATCTGCTTTGATGGCTATTCCAGCACAGATTGCTAGTTTAACAAGAGGTGTTCAATGGAGATGGTTGGACGCTTTGCTTAGATTTTTCTCTTATGGAAGCTGGGCTTATATAATTCTTTATTGTCTTTTGGTTATTATGTTTGCCTATGTTTATACATCTGTACAATTTAATCCAGATGATATAGCAGAGAATCTTAAAAAACAAGGCGGATTTATTCCTGGTTACAGACCTGGTACACAAACTGCTGAATATCTTAAAACAGTATTAAGCAGAATAACAATAGGCGGTTCATTATTCTTGGCTGCTATTGCTGTGTTCCCAGATTTAATGTCTAAGATTCCTGTATTTGCTCCTTTCAAAGGAACTAACAATTCTTTGGTTTATTTGATGGGCGGTACATCTGTAATGATTAGTGTAAGTGTTGCTGTTGAATTATTAAAACAAATAGAGTCTTACTTGCAGATGCATAACTATGATGGTATATTGAAGAAGTCTAAGGTGAGAAGGTAATTAATATGGCAGAGAAAGAAAATATAGAGGTAGAAGGTACAGTAGTAGAGCCTCTTCCTAATGCTACTTTCAGAGTAGAGTTAGAGAATGGTCATAAGATATTGGCACATATTTCTGGAAAGATGCGTATGAACTTTATTCGTATACTTCCTGGAGATAAGGTAACTATAGAAATGTCGCCCTACGATTTAACAAAGGGTAGAATAATTTATCGTTATAAGTAAAATAATGGAGAACATTTAATATGAAAGTAAAAAGTTCGGTAAAAAAACGTTGTAATGACTGTCAAATAGTAAGAAGAAAAGGCGTAGTTAGAGTCATATGTAAGAAAAACCCAAGACATAAACAAAAACAGAAGTAATTAATTTAAGGAGATAATTAGTATGGCACGTTTAATGGGTGTTGAAATAAGAAATAATAAAAGAATAGAAATCGCCCTAACAGATATATATGGTATAGGACGTACTTTAGCACATGTAATTTGTGATAAGGCTAATATAGATTATTCTATTAAAGCTAAAGACCTTACAGATGCTCAAATTACAGCTTTAAGAGATGCAATAGAAGCCACAACTAAAGTGGAAGGAGATTTGCGTACAGAGCTTTTTAATAATATTAAACGTTTAAAAGATATTCACTCATATCGCGGAATGCGTCATATAAAAAGACTTCCAGTACGCGGACAAAGAACAAGAACTAACTCTCGTAACGCTAGAGGTGGCGGAGCTAGAAAAGCTATAGCTGGTAAGAAAAAAGCACCAGGTAAGAAGTAAAAATAAATAATGGGGGAGAATAGTGGCTACTCAAAAAGGTAAAAAAACACTAAAAGATAAAAAAATAAAAAAAGATAGAAAAGTAGAAGCTTTTGGTATAGTGCATATAAAAGCTAGCTTTAATAATACAATAGTTACTATCACTGATAGAAACGGTGATACTTTATCTTGGGCTAGTGCTGGCTTAGATGGAGAATATAAAAGTAGTAAAAAATCTACTCCATTTGCTGCACAGGTTGCTAGTGAGAAGGCATCTAAAAAAGCTTATGAGATGGGTGTAAGAGAAGTTGAAGTTTATGTAAAAGGTCCTGGTATGGGTAGAGAAAGCTCAATCAGAGCTGTAGAAGCTGCAGGATTAAAAGTAAAACTTATTAAGGATGTTACACCAATGCCTCATAATGGTTGCCGTCCTCAAAAAAGAAGAAGAATATAATTAATTGGGAGATAAATAATTATGGCTAGATATAGAGATGCAAGTTGCAGATTATGCCGTCGTGAAAAAATGAAACTTATGCTTAAAGGCGAGAGATGTCTTACGGCTAAATGTGCTATAACAAAAAAGAGAGAAGTTCCAGGTCCTACTAACCGTAAAATGAAACAATTGTCAGAATACGGTATTCAGATGAGAGAAAAACAAAAAGTTAAACGTATTTATGGAATATTAGAAAAACAATTCAGAAACTATTATCATGAGGCTAACCGTGTAGCTGGTGTTACTGGTGAAAACTTGCTCAGATTATTAGAGCTTCGCCTTGATAATGTTGTTTATAGACTTGGTCTTGCTAAAAGCAGAGCTCAGGCTAGACAATTCGTACAACATGGTTTCATTAATGTTAATGGAAAAACTATGTCTGTACCTTCTTATAGTATGAAAGTTGGAGATAAGGTTTCTTTCTCTCAGAGAGGAAATTCTATTACTCAAGTAAAAGAATTGCTTGATGGTTTAAAAAGTGAATATGTTCCTGCTTGGTTAAGTTTAGATTTGTCTGCTAAACAAGGTGAAATAGTAACATTACCAATAAGAGAGCATATAGAGTATCCTATTAATGAACAGCTCATTATTGAGTATTATTCTAAGTAATGGAACTCTTTGATAAGGGGTATTGAAAGAATGGCATTAAAAGAAATATTAGAATCTATTAGACATCCGCATAGAGTTACATTTGAAGCTAGAGATTTAACTCCTAATTATGGTAAATTTGTAGCACAGCCTTTTGAAAGAGGATATGCCACTACTATTGGAAATGCTCTAAGAAGAGTATTATTATCATCTATACCTGGATATGCTATCACTGCTATCAAAATAGATGGCGTTACTAATGAATTTGAAAATGTTCCTGGTATGAAAGAAGACACAATAGTGATGATTATGCATCTTAAAAATGTTGTGGTAGCTCTTCCTGAAAATGTTGATGCTAAAACTATACATATTAAAAAAGAAGGTCCTTGTACAGTTACTGCTGCTGATTTCGCTTCTGCTGATGCTGATGTATCTGTATTTAATCCTGAACATCATATTGCTACTATAGCTGAAGGTTATACTTTTGAAATGGATGTTCAGATAGAATCAGGTTATAACTATGTGCCTGCTGAAGTTAATATGGAGTTGCTTGAAGATGTGAATGCTATAGCTATAGATGCTATATATTCTCCTATAGTAAGTGTGAAATTTGCTGTTGATGATGTTAGAGTGGGTCAGCGTATAAATTATTATGGTAAACTTACTTTAGAAATAGAAACTAAAGGTAATATTGCCCCTGAAAAAGCTCTATCTTGGGCAGCTAAATTACTTAGAGATAATCTCACTCCTTTTATGCTTCCTGAAGAGGCTAATGGTGATGATGAAAAAATCGAAGAAACTCCTAAAGATTCTGTACTTGATTCTTTAAAAGATAAACATGTTGAAGAAGTTGAGTTTTCTGTTAGAACTGCTAATTTCTTGATATCTTCTGATCTTAAAACTTTAGATAAAGTTGCTCTTAAAACTGATGCTGATTTGTTAAGATTAATTGGTGCTAATGAAATGATTATAGAAGAGATTAAAGAAAAGCTTGCAGAATATAATGCTCATCTTGGTATGAGAGGCTAATAAAATTAAGGATAATGTATGAGACATAGAGTTACTGTTAAAAAATTTAATAAAACTAGTGCCCACAAAAAGGCTATGTTTAACAATATGATAACTTCTCTTTTCAAATATGAGAAAATTGAAACTACTAAAGAGAAAGGTAGAGCTTTAAAACAATTAGCTGATAAGTTAATTTATAGAGCTAAAGTTGATAATGTTCATAATAGAAGATTAGTTTCTAAATATGTAAAAGATAAAGCAATACTTGCTAAACTTTTCAAAGATATCGCTCCTAAATATGCTAACAAAAATGGCGGATTTGTAAGAAAAATCTTATCATACAAAAGATTTGGTGATGGAGCTGATATGTGTATTGTGATGTTATGCGATTCTGATAGCTCATCTGCTAATAAAACTGAAGCAAAATAAAAAATAATTTTAATAATTTAAAATAATAATCGTTTATTAATCTAATTATATATAAACAAAAGTAAATTTTATGTGTTGGTTATAGTTTTTATAGACTATAACTTACATATAAGGTTTATGGAGGTTCCTTATGTCTGAAGATAACAATTTAGAGTTTTCTGCTGATGAAAATGTTGTGCCTTTGAAGAAGGTAAGAAAAGTAAGAAAAGTTGTTAGAAAGGTTGTTGCTAAAGTTCAAGAAGAAGAAAAAGAAGAAATTCCTACTACTAATGATGAAGATAATAAAGAGGAAGAGAATAGTAATAAAATTCAAAGACCTTTTGATGTACTTTATATTAGCCAATTAAGCGTTTTAACTTTTGACGAATTAATAGATTTTGCTGAAAATTACGGCATTAAGAAAGATACTAACAGCAATTTAAGAAGACAGGAATTAATGCATTTAATAGTAAAATCTCATATTAATTTAGAAGGTAAAGTTGTTGCAGAGGGTACTTTAGAAACTTTGCAAGACGGATTTGGTTTCTTACGTTCTAAAAACACAAATTACTTAGTAGGTTCTGATGACATATATATCTCTCCTGCACAAATTAGGCTTTTCGGACTTAGAACAGGAGACGTTATTAGCGGAGAAGTAAGACCTCCTAAAGATAATGCAGGTGAAAAGTTTTTTGCTTTACTTAGAATAGAATCTGTTAATGGCGAAAAACCTGATAATTTGCATAGA from Brachyspira pilosicoli P43/6/78 includes:
- the rpsM gene encoding 30S ribosomal protein S13, giving the protein MARLMGVEIRNNKRIEIALTDIYGIGRTLAHVICDKANIDYSIKAKDLTDAQITALRDAIEATTKVEGDLRTELFNNIKRLKDIHSYRGMRHIKRLPVRGQRTRTNSRNARGGGARKAIAGKKKAPGKK
- the secY gene encoding preprotein translocase subunit SecY translates to MFKSLTNIFRVPELRSRILFTVLAILVYRIGSHIPTPGIDPTALLGFLSSAQGGGGLLTIMDLFSGGALFRFSILALGIMPYISASIIMQLLGVVIPALERMQKEGESGRKKINQYVRYLTLGLCVVQSAAMASWIQSINEGAMIFMRPGLGFILLVVITATTGTMFLMWLGDQITERGLGNGISVIIFAGIVARIPAGFYDVIQKKDTDYLNSLVIVLFFIIFAIVIFCVVYEESGQRRIPVQYAKRVVGRKVFGAQSTHIPFKINPSGVIPIIFASALMAIPAQIASLTRGVQWRWLDALLRFFSYGSWAYIILYCLLVIMFAYVYTSVQFNPDDIAENLKKQGGFIPGYRPGTQTAEYLKTVLSRITIGGSLFLAAIAVFPDLMSKIPVFAPFKGTNNSLVYLMGGTSVMISVSVAVELLKQIESYLQMHNYDGILKKSKVRR
- the rpsH gene encoding 30S ribosomal protein S8; protein product: MSVHDPIADALTVIRNGCRAKKENVTIPFSTKMENILAILKKEGYINDFKKVEVKDKNFFRIEIDLKYYEGNSVIEGIQRVSTPGLRVYTSVDTIPQVKNGFGISVISTSKGVMTDKEARKEKVGGEVLCYVW
- the rplR gene encoding 50S ribosomal protein L18 encodes the protein MSLREKIKAQRERRKRSIRIKIEGSSKRPRLTVYKSLKYVSAQIIDDSKGLTLVSASSQEKDLKSGKNVDIAKEIGKVLATRAKEKNISEVVFDRNGYIYHGKIKSLADGAREAGLKF
- the rplE gene encoding 50S ribosomal protein L5 codes for the protein MSVLKDRYEKEIRQSLLKDMNLSSSMAIPKIEKIIINMGITQAVTDKKYVDSAVEELSQIAGQRAVITRAKKSIANFKLRQGMPIGCRVTLRGERMYDFLERLIFIALPRVRDFQGIPRRGFDGRGNYNLGIKEHIIFPEISFDKTDAVKGLNITIVTTADNDDMARTLLERIGLPFRAAPKSQENK
- the infA gene encoding translation initiation factor IF-1 gives rise to the protein MAEKENIEVEGTVVEPLPNATFRVELENGHKILAHISGKMRMNFIRILPGDKVTIEMSPYDLTKGRIIYRYK
- a CDS encoding DNA-directed RNA polymerase subunit alpha — translated: MALKEILESIRHPHRVTFEARDLTPNYGKFVAQPFERGYATTIGNALRRVLLSSIPGYAITAIKIDGVTNEFENVPGMKEDTIVMIMHLKNVVVALPENVDAKTIHIKKEGPCTVTAADFASADADVSVFNPEHHIATIAEGYTFEMDVQIESGYNYVPAEVNMELLEDVNAIAIDAIYSPIVSVKFAVDDVRVGQRINYYGKLTLEIETKGNIAPEKALSWAAKLLRDNLTPFMLPEEANGDDEKIEETPKDSVLDSLKDKHVEEVEFSVRTANFLISSDLKTLDKVALKTDADLLRLIGANEMIIEEIKEKLAEYNAHLGMRG
- a CDS encoding type Z 30S ribosomal protein S14 — its product is MARLALKVKATKKQKYKTRQYNRCPICGRPRAYIRQYKMCRICFRDLANKGLIPGVTKSSW
- the rplQ gene encoding 50S ribosomal protein L17, which encodes MRHRVTVKKFNKTSAHKKAMFNNMITSLFKYEKIETTKEKGRALKQLADKLIYRAKVDNVHNRRLVSKYVKDKAILAKLFKDIAPKYANKNGGFVRKILSYKRFGDGADMCIVMLCDSDSSSANKTEAK
- the rpmJ gene encoding 50S ribosomal protein L36 codes for the protein MKVKSSVKKRCNDCQIVRRKGVVRVICKKNPRHKQKQK
- the rpmD gene encoding 50S ribosomal protein L30; protein product: MAKVVITLVKSPIGYEKSQRDTVVALGFKKRRRVVEHEATPQINGMINKISHLLKVEYK
- the rpsD gene encoding 30S ribosomal protein S4, whose amino-acid sequence is MARYRDASCRLCRREKMKLMLKGERCLTAKCAITKKREVPGPTNRKMKQLSEYGIQMREKQKVKRIYGILEKQFRNYYHEANRVAGVTGENLLRLLELRLDNVVYRLGLAKSRAQARQFVQHGFINVNGKTMSVPSYSMKVGDKVSFSQRGNSITQVKELLDGLKSEYVPAWLSLDLSAKQGEIVTLPIREHIEYPINEQLIIEYYSK
- the rplF gene encoding 50S ribosomal protein L6; the protein is MSRLSNKPIAIPQGVEVKIDGHKVVVKGKRGELTREFFDYIILELENNSLWVKPPKIDSTDEEAIKENKAKYSAKLGLVWKLISNMIEGVNTGYKKVLQLEGTGYRSNVQGDTLTLQLGFSSDVKMKIPEGIKVTVEKDTKIIIEGNDKEKVGELAMNIKKKRPVEPYKGKGVRFEGEYVKMKESKKAAK
- the rplO gene encoding 50S ribosomal protein L15; this translates as MAQENTKILRAPKGSSKNRHRVGRGQGSGWGCTAGRGDKGAQSRAGYSRRAGFEGGQMPLHRRIPKSGFTNAAFKKSVDVINVGDLDSLGSNEISREALVKLGYLSSTKDYIKLLSMGEVKSAITITVDLASKKAIEKIEKSGGKVIIHERKKYIREKK
- the rpsK gene encoding 30S ribosomal protein S11 produces the protein MATQKGKKTLKDKKIKKDRKVEAFGIVHIKASFNNTIVTITDRNGDTLSWASAGLDGEYKSSKKSTPFAAQVASEKASKKAYEMGVREVEVYVKGPGMGRESSIRAVEAAGLKVKLIKDVTPMPHNGCRPQKRRRI
- the rplX gene encoding 50S ribosomal protein L24, whose amino-acid sequence is MIKKKDFSNTKYKIKKGDTVEVIAGEQSGERGEVLSIDRAKGRAFVKNINMIKKTMPKSQENQKGGIVEKEASIHISNLMLVDKGGKTTRVGRKEVDGKLKRYAKKSGEVLDK
- the rpsE gene encoding 30S ribosomal protein S5, with the protein product MAHDNNEEKSMFEERLITLNRVAKVMKGGRRFRFAALMVLGDKNGHVGLGYGKANEVPDAIRKAIEQAKKNMIEVNLKGETIPHNTVGVFRSSRIIMKPASKGTGVISGGPARAVLELAGVKNILSKSLGNNNSMNLAKATFEGLKSLQTVQDMANKRGISVDQIYGRAE